The following coding sequences are from one Nonlabens arenilitoris window:
- a CDS encoding class I SAM-dependent methyltransferase: MNLEQLHNLIGGVDIYIIDQILKNRYLSNQSILDAGCGKGRNLKWFYDNDFAIYGNDVDSDFLAFAKAKYPKSKANFINSSLDELPYMDSSFDHIICCAVLHFANSEKQFTAMFAELIRVLKSDGTLLIRMASNIGLDGNAPIVRFKENGQIGTYYLTRERIDQLILEFDLNLLEPVKTTNVQDERAMTTLLFSK, translated from the coding sequence ATGAATTTGGAGCAATTACACAATTTAATAGGTGGCGTCGACATCTATATTATCGATCAGATTTTAAAAAATCGTTATCTATCTAACCAATCTATATTAGACGCAGGTTGTGGTAAAGGAAGAAATTTAAAATGGTTCTATGACAATGATTTTGCGATCTATGGTAATGATGTAGACTCTGATTTTCTCGCTTTCGCGAAAGCGAAATACCCAAAGAGTAAAGCTAATTTTATAAATTCAAGCCTAGATGAACTACCGTATATGGATAGTAGTTTTGATCACATTATATGTTGTGCTGTTTTACATTTTGCCAATAGTGAAAAACAATTTACAGCCATGTTTGCCGAATTAATACGGGTGCTAAAGTCTGATGGAACTTTACTCATTAGAATGGCCTCAAACATCGGGCTAGATGGTAATGCTCCAATAGTACGATTTAAGGAAAATGGACAAATAGGGACTTATTATTTAACCAGAGAACGTATAGATCAATTAATATTAGAATTTGATCTTAACTTATTAGAGCCAGTAAAAACTACTAATGTACAAGATGAAAGAGCAATGACTACACTACTGTTTAGTAAATAA
- a CDS encoding sulfite exporter TauE/SafE family protein produces the protein MEAIEIIGYIGALLIGLVLGLIGGGGSILTVPILVYALTLNPVLATAYSLFVVGTTSLVGAIKNMMKGMVDFKTAIIFAIPAFIAVYLTRAYLIPAIPDELFTIGTIVVTKNLAIMLFFAIIMLLASISMIRNNRKESDEESVITYNYPLIIVEGLVVGTITGIVGAGGGFLIIPALVLLAKLPMKKAVATSLFIIAIKSLIGFLGDVKNLEIDWAFLLPFTALSIIGIFLGIWLNKFIDGKKLKKAFGWFVLVMGIYIIYKELVM, from the coding sequence ATGGAAGCAATAGAAATAATAGGTTATATAGGAGCTCTCTTAATAGGTCTAGTACTAGGACTTATAGGTGGTGGTGGTTCTATTCTTACAGTACCTATATTAGTCTACGCATTAACTTTAAATCCTGTACTAGCCACTGCATATTCTTTATTTGTTGTGGGAACAACATCTTTAGTAGGTGCCATTAAGAATATGATGAAAGGAATGGTAGACTTTAAAACAGCTATCATATTTGCCATTCCTGCTTTTATAGCAGTATATCTTACCAGAGCATATTTAATTCCAGCCATTCCAGATGAATTATTTACCATAGGTACAATAGTCGTCACTAAAAATCTGGCGATTATGTTATTCTTTGCCATAATAATGTTATTAGCGTCCATTTCTATGATACGTAATAACCGCAAAGAAAGTGATGAAGAAAGTGTGATCACATACAATTATCCACTGATAATTGTAGAAGGTTTAGTAGTTGGTACTATAACCGGAATTGTAGGTGCTGGTGGCGGATTTTTAATCATTCCAGCATTAGTACTTCTCGCAAAACTACCTATGAAAAAAGCAGTCGCCACTTCCCTATTTATAATAGCGATTAAATCGTTAATAGGATTTTTAGGCGATGTGAAAAATCTTGAAATAGATTGGGCATTTTTATTACCCTTTACAGCACTTTCTATAATTGGAATCTTCCTAGGCATCTGGCTTAACAAGTTTATTGATGGTAAAAAATTAAAAAAAGCTTTTGGATGGTTTGTCTTAGTTATGGGAATATATATCATTTACAAAGAGCTAGTTATGTGA
- a CDS encoding universal stress protein — MKTILIPIDFSKTSHKALEVGATIAKRIKAKLVLIHMAGLEEGLNEKNNSFEQAIFYSKYIGGKFEELIKEPYLKDVLVEPILQKHLDFEGINELAKEINASLIVMGSHGSKGLTEIIKGSNTEKVVRHSETPVLVVKNNEINFAPERLLYVSDFNIETIKAYHRMVEIATMFNARIEFLYVNLPGKQFRSTNEMDETLLNFFKEVKHPDPVKAINTVNRYADYSVEQGVMNFASLSGTDIIAIPTHGRTGISHLLQGSISEDIANHAVMPVLTVKM, encoded by the coding sequence ATGAAAACCATTTTAATTCCTATTGATTTCTCAAAGACCAGTCATAAAGCCCTAGAAGTAGGTGCTACAATTGCAAAACGTATTAAAGCAAAACTGGTATTAATACATATGGCAGGCCTAGAAGAAGGGCTTAATGAAAAAAATAACAGTTTTGAACAAGCTATTTTCTACAGTAAGTATATAGGTGGCAAATTTGAAGAACTAATAAAAGAACCATATTTAAAAGATGTTCTGGTAGAACCTATATTGCAAAAACATTTAGATTTTGAAGGGATTAATGAATTAGCAAAAGAAATCAACGCATCATTAATCGTTATGGGTTCTCATGGTAGTAAAGGTCTGACTGAAATCATTAAAGGTAGTAATACAGAAAAAGTAGTACGCCATTCAGAAACGCCAGTTCTAGTTGTGAAAAATAATGAAATTAATTTTGCTCCAGAGCGACTATTATATGTGAGCGATTTTAATATAGAGACTATTAAAGCATATCATAGAATGGTAGAAATTGCTACTATGTTTAATGCGCGTATCGAGTTCTTATATGTTAATCTGCCAGGTAAACAATTTAGAAGCACCAATGAGATGGATGAAACGTTACTCAACTTTTTTAAGGAAGTTAAACATCCAGATCCTGTAAAAGCTATCAATACTGTAAATCGCTATGCAGATTATAGCGTTGAACAAGGCGTGATGAACTTTGCTTCTCTATCAGGCACAGATATTATTGCGATTCCTACACATGGTCGTACTGGAATCTCGCATTTATTACAAGGCAGCATCAGTGAAGACATAGCTAATCATGCGGTGATGCCAGTTTTAACAGTTAAAATGTAG
- a CDS encoding cupin domain-containing protein yields the protein MKSLILILLALMTLTSCSQESKNIKMSGSNLASQIEYADKVKNKVVFEGEKYKMILFAMRSDQLLKPHTSPVDAPLLMIEGSAKVTIGNKEQIVVAGDMITLPKNILHGVYPQTDCKFLLSK from the coding sequence ATGAAAAGTTTAATTTTAATTCTTCTTGCATTAATGACATTAACCAGTTGTAGTCAAGAATCTAAAAATATAAAAATGTCAGGATCCAATCTAGCCAGTCAAATTGAATATGCTGATAAGGTTAAAAATAAAGTGGTTTTTGAAGGTGAGAAATACAAAATGATTCTTTTTGCAATGAGAAGCGATCAATTATTAAAACCTCATACTTCACCTGTAGACGCACCTCTTTTAATGATTGAAGGTAGTGCAAAAGTGACTATAGGTAATAAAGAACAAATTGTCGTTGCTGGCGATATGATTACTTTACCTAAGAATATTTTACATGGTGTATATCCTCAAACAGATTGTAAATTTTTACTTTCTAAATAA
- a CDS encoding heavy-metal-associated domain-containing protein encodes MKTSIIVQNLKCGGCANTITSKITALDNITDVTVDTGTSTVSFYALSASDALVAKEKLKSIGYPSIEEDNNTFTKAKSIVSCATGKITS; translated from the coding sequence ATGAAAACATCGATTATAGTCCAGAATTTAAAATGTGGTGGATGTGCAAACACTATTACATCAAAGATTACAGCATTAGACAACATCACAGATGTGACTGTAGATACAGGCACCTCTACAGTATCGTTTTACGCGCTTTCTGCAAGTGATGCTCTGGTAGCAAAGGAAAAATTAAAATCCATAGGTTACCCATCAATAGAAGAAGACAATAACACTTTTACAAAAGCAAAGTCAATTGTAAGCTGTGCCACTGGTAAAATAACATCATAA
- a CDS encoding WD40/YVTN/BNR-like repeat-containing protein, with amino-acid sequence MNKLYYILLTLVVLAFAKAESQQLPEPPEEQKFYESQEFRLLGPFRGGRSAAVTGVPGKPNLFYFGSTGGGVWKTVDGGRTWSNISDGFFGGSIGAVSVAPSDHNVIYVGGGEKTVRGNVSSGYGIWKTEDAGKTWTEAGLPKSRHVPRIVIDPNDHNTVYAAVLGNIYKPTSDRGVYKSTDGGKTWSKKLFTNDLAGAVDLIIDPSNPRVLYASTWRLQRTPYSLSSGGDGSALWKSNDYGETWKEISKNEGFAKGILGIMGITVSPVDSDRLYAIVENKDQGGLYRSDDAGLTWKKTNDDRSLRQRAWYYTRIYADTKDVDKVYVVNVNYHKSTDGGKNFSSARAPHGDHHDLWIAPEDSDRMIMGDDGGAQITYDGGETWSTYHNQPTAQYYRVTTDNSFPYRIYVAQQDNGTIRIPHRTTGRSITENDWEGTAGGESAHIAVDPKDNDIVYGGSYGGYLTRYNHKTKSQRAINVWPDNPMGHGAEGMKYRFQWNFPILFSQHEPNKLYAFSNNVHVTTNEGQSWETISPDLTRNDPTKLVSSGGPITQDNTSVEYYCTIFAAAESPLKAGELWVGSDDGLVHLSKDGGKNWSNVTPKGLPEWAQINSIEPSRYDAATCYFAATRYKLGDFAPYLYKTTDYGKSWKKITDGIPSEHFSRVVREDDQVKGMLYAGTETGLYISTNDGKTWKSFQMNLPIVPITDLAVKDNNLVIATQGRSLWIHDDLGLVREAFSSSLLRKQDVNKLFKPKTAYRMAGNGRAGSLTAGANHPAGVQVHFYIPTLKEKDSVSLSFYDSKNELIKSYATYDKKNKLKVKQGANSFNWDTVYDGAEKLPGMILWWANMSGPKAVPGSYKVELSINGEQQSQPITIISSPNSEASDADMLAQFNYVNEVNATVDKAHKSIKNIRAFNKKLSAFETLYGDREEQGIKEMIALSQEMKKKFSEVEKALYQTKNRSGQDPLNFPIKLTNKLAHLNSLAQIGDFAPTSQSIEVKDELTTEIEKQLAIFDQVLQSDIKKFNDQFNALNLDYLVIEKED; translated from the coding sequence ATGAATAAGTTGTATTATATCCTATTGACACTTGTTGTTCTCGCTTTCGCGAAAGCGGAATCTCAACAGTTACCAGAACCACCAGAAGAGCAGAAATTCTATGAATCACAGGAGTTTAGACTCTTGGGACCATTCCGTGGTGGACGTAGTGCTGCGGTTACAGGAGTACCTGGAAAACCTAATTTATTCTATTTTGGTAGTACAGGTGGTGGCGTGTGGAAAACTGTAGATGGTGGACGTACCTGGAGCAATATTTCTGATGGATTTTTTGGTGGATCTATCGGTGCTGTAAGTGTTGCACCTAGTGATCACAATGTGATATATGTAGGTGGTGGCGAGAAAACGGTGCGTGGTAATGTATCTAGTGGCTATGGAATATGGAAGACAGAAGATGCTGGTAAAACATGGACAGAAGCTGGATTACCTAAAAGCCGTCATGTCCCTAGAATCGTTATCGATCCCAACGACCACAATACCGTCTATGCCGCTGTATTAGGTAACATCTATAAACCTACTTCAGATCGTGGCGTTTATAAAAGTACTGATGGCGGTAAAACATGGAGTAAAAAACTATTTACTAATGATCTTGCTGGCGCGGTAGATTTAATCATAGATCCTAGTAACCCACGTGTGTTGTATGCAAGCACATGGCGATTACAACGTACACCATACAGTCTATCTAGTGGTGGCGATGGCAGTGCTTTATGGAAAAGTAACGATTATGGAGAAACATGGAAAGAGATCTCAAAAAATGAAGGTTTTGCAAAAGGAATTTTAGGTATTATGGGAATTACCGTTTCACCTGTAGATTCTGACAGACTATATGCTATTGTAGAAAATAAAGATCAAGGTGGATTGTACCGTAGTGATGACGCTGGTTTAACTTGGAAAAAAACTAATGATGACCGCAGTTTAAGACAACGTGCGTGGTATTATACACGTATATATGCAGACACAAAAGATGTCGATAAAGTTTATGTTGTTAATGTCAACTATCATAAAAGTACAGATGGTGGTAAAAACTTTTCTAGCGCAAGAGCACCACATGGTGATCATCACGATCTATGGATCGCACCAGAAGATTCTGACCGTATGATTATGGGAGATGATGGTGGCGCACAAATCACTTATGATGGTGGCGAGACCTGGAGCACTTATCACAACCAGCCTACCGCACAATATTACCGTGTGACTACAGATAATTCATTTCCATATAGAATTTATGTAGCACAACAAGATAATGGTACGATAAGAATACCTCATCGTACGACTGGACGTAGCATTACAGAAAATGATTGGGAAGGAACAGCTGGTGGCGAGAGTGCACATATTGCGGTAGACCCTAAAGATAATGATATTGTATACGGTGGTAGTTATGGCGGTTATCTAACTCGTTATAATCACAAGACTAAATCACAACGTGCGATTAATGTATGGCCAGACAACCCAATGGGACATGGTGCCGAAGGAATGAAATACCGTTTTCAATGGAATTTCCCTATTCTATTTTCTCAACATGAGCCTAATAAATTATATGCATTTTCAAACAATGTGCATGTAACCACAAACGAAGGTCAGAGCTGGGAAACCATTTCACCAGATTTGACTAGAAACGATCCTACAAAACTAGTTTCTAGTGGTGGACCGATTACACAAGACAACACCAGTGTAGAGTATTACTGTACCATTTTTGCCGCGGCAGAATCGCCTTTAAAAGCTGGCGAGCTTTGGGTAGGAAGTGACGATGGACTTGTGCACCTTTCTAAAGATGGTGGTAAAAACTGGAGCAATGTTACTCCTAAAGGTTTGCCAGAATGGGCACAAATCAATAGCATCGAGCCTAGTCGTTATGATGCGGCAACATGTTACTTCGCTGCAACTCGTTACAAATTGGGTGATTTTGCCCCTTATTTATATAAGACTACCGATTATGGAAAGTCATGGAAAAAAATAACCGATGGCATCCCATCAGAACATTTTTCTAGAGTGGTAAGAGAAGACGATCAAGTAAAGGGCATGTTGTATGCCGGTACAGAAACTGGACTGTATATCTCTACTAATGATGGAAAAACATGGAAATCTTTCCAGATGAATTTACCTATCGTACCTATTACAGACCTTGCTGTAAAGGATAATAATTTAGTCATCGCAACCCAAGGAAGAAGTTTATGGATACATGATGATCTAGGATTAGTGAGAGAGGCTTTTTCTAGTTCGCTTTTGCGAAAGCAAGACGTAAACAAACTTTTCAAACCTAAAACAGCTTACCGTATGGCAGGAAATGGTCGTGCAGGTTCACTTACTGCAGGAGCAAATCATCCGGCAGGAGTACAAGTACATTTTTATATTCCGACGTTGAAAGAAAAAGACAGTGTATCACTTTCTTTTTATGACTCTAAAAACGAATTGATTAAATCCTATGCTACCTATGATAAGAAGAATAAATTAAAAGTAAAACAAGGTGCTAATTCCTTTAACTGGGATACAGTTTATGACGGTGCAGAAAAATTACCAGGCATGATTCTATGGTGGGCAAATATGTCTGGCCCTAAAGCCGTACCTGGATCGTATAAAGTAGAATTATCAATAAACGGCGAGCAGCAATCTCAACCTATTACTATTATCTCTTCGCCTAATAGCGAGGCTAGTGATGCAGACATGCTGGCACAATTTAATTATGTAAATGAAGTAAATGCTACCGTCGACAAAGCTCATAAATCTATTAAAAATATACGTGCATTTAATAAAAAACTAAGTGCTTTTGAAACGTTATATGGAGATAGAGAAGAACAAGGTATTAAGGAAATGATTGCTCTGTCCCAAGAGATGAAAAAGAAATTTAGCGAGGTAGAAAAAGCGCTTTATCAAACTAAAAACCGCAGTGGTCAAGACCCTTTAAATTTCCCTATTAAATTAACTAATAAACTGGCTCACTTGAATAGTCTGGCACAAATAGGTGACTTTGCCCCTACCTCACAAAGTATAGAAGTTAAAGATGAATTAACTACTGAGATAGAAAAGCAACTGGCTATTTTTGACCAAGTTTTACAATCAGATATTAAAAAATTTAATGATCAATTTAATGCCTTGAATTTAGATTACTTAGTGATTGAAAAGGAAGATTAA
- a CDS encoding DUF983 domain-containing protein: MNKVKERCPKCELKYSIEPSFYTGSMYVSYAVGIAFAVATYVLLLIFDYASNPLTIFISIVAVLAVSFPYIGAVSKSIWAHFFFKYNKSIAKKVRNDSRT; the protein is encoded by the coding sequence ATGAATAAGGTTAAAGAACGCTGTCCTAAATGTGAATTAAAGTACAGCATAGAACCCAGTTTTTATACAGGTTCCATGTATGTTTCTTATGCCGTAGGAATAGCATTTGCCGTAGCGACTTATGTTTTATTACTTATTTTTGATTACGCAAGTAACCCATTGACTATATTTATATCAATAGTTGCTGTACTAGCAGTAAGCTTTCCATACATAGGTGCTGTTTCTAAGTCTATATGGGCACACTTTTTTTTCAAGTATAATAAGTCAATCGCTAAGAAAGTAAGAAATGATTCAAGAACTTAA
- a CDS encoding MBL fold metallo-hydrolase — MKVEQIYTGCIAHAAYYIESNGEAAVFDPLREVNPYIERAEKDNAKIKYVFETHFHADFVSGHLDLRERTGAQIVFGPTAKPGYDALIAKDEQVFELGDYKIKVIHTPGHTMESTTYLLIDQDGKEHGIITGDTLFIGDVGRPDLAQHVVEDLTEDKLAGYLYDSLRNKILPLSDDLIVYPNHGAGSACGKMMSKETTDTLGNQKKTNYALQEMSKEEFKKALLTGLTPPPGYFPQNVMMNIKGYESLDTVMDRATKALSPAAFEAAANETGAIILDVRSQEEFADGHIPRSIFVGLDGNFAQWVGSLIADVKQPLLLITTKGREKETLTRLSRVGFDQTIGYLKGGFDAWKQAAMEYDKVTSITVKQFEEEQYVRHLPVFDVRKESEFLSEHVVDAHNTPLDYINDHLASFPENTFFIHCAGGYRSMIAASILKSRGIHNLINVEGGFNAIKETDIEVTNYVCPSTL, encoded by the coding sequence ATGAAAGTAGAACAAATTTATACGGGATGCATCGCTCACGCTGCATATTACATAGAAAGTAATGGTGAAGCTGCAGTATTTGATCCATTAAGAGAAGTGAATCCATACATCGAAAGAGCAGAAAAGGATAATGCAAAAATTAAATATGTTTTTGAAACACATTTCCATGCCGATTTTGTAAGCGGTCACCTTGACCTACGTGAACGAACTGGAGCACAAATCGTTTTTGGACCTACGGCAAAACCTGGCTATGACGCTTTGATTGCAAAAGACGAACAGGTTTTTGAGTTAGGTGATTATAAAATAAAAGTAATCCATACTCCTGGTCACACTATGGAAAGTACTACCTATTTATTAATCGATCAAGATGGTAAAGAACACGGTATTATCACAGGAGATACTTTATTTATCGGAGATGTAGGACGTCCTGATCTAGCTCAGCATGTTGTAGAAGATCTTACAGAAGACAAACTAGCTGGTTACTTGTACGATTCGCTGCGTAACAAAATTTTACCTTTAAGTGATGATTTAATTGTGTACCCTAATCATGGCGCTGGATCAGCATGTGGTAAAATGATGAGTAAGGAAACTACAGATACTTTAGGGAACCAGAAGAAAACCAATTATGCATTGCAGGAAATGAGCAAAGAAGAGTTTAAAAAAGCACTTCTTACTGGTCTCACACCACCACCAGGTTATTTCCCTCAAAATGTAATGATGAACATTAAAGGTTATGAAAGTTTAGACACCGTTATGGATAGGGCTACAAAAGCTCTTTCTCCAGCAGCATTTGAAGCTGCAGCAAATGAAACTGGAGCCATTATACTAGATGTAAGATCTCAAGAAGAATTTGCAGACGGTCATATCCCTAGATCCATATTTGTAGGTTTAGATGGTAATTTTGCACAATGGGTAGGATCGCTAATTGCAGATGTCAAACAACCATTACTACTCATCACCACAAAAGGTCGAGAAAAAGAAACTCTAACAAGACTTTCCCGAGTAGGCTTTGACCAAACAATTGGCTATTTAAAAGGCGGATTTGACGCATGGAAACAAGCCGCTATGGAATATGATAAAGTTACCTCAATAACGGTAAAACAATTTGAAGAAGAGCAATATGTGCGTCACCTACCTGTTTTTGATGTACGTAAAGAAAGTGAGTTTTTATCAGAACATGTCGTGGACGCTCACAATACTCCACTAGATTACATTAATGATCACCTAGCATCATTTCCAGAAAACACTTTTTTCATTCACTGCGCTGGTGGTTATAGAAGCATGATTGCAGCATCGATATTAAAAAGTCGAGGCATACATAATTTAATAAATGTAGAAGGTGGATTTAACGCTATTAAAGAAACTGATATCGAGGTTACTAACTATGTCTGTCCATCGACACTTTAG
- a CDS encoding rhodanese-like domain-containing protein: MSFLSSLFGTKSSSDQIKKLSPADFKQAIQGINKAKQLIDVRTPSEFKSGHIKGAVNIDFFNTSKFMDALQKYDREKAIYLYCRSGNRSGNAARKLESLGFKEIYDLQGGYMNWR; encoded by the coding sequence ATGTCATTCTTAAGTAGCCTTTTTGGCACAAAATCATCGTCTGATCAAATAAAGAAATTATCTCCTGCAGATTTTAAGCAAGCAATTCAAGGTATAAATAAAGCAAAACAACTTATAGATGTAAGAACACCTAGCGAATTTAAGAGTGGTCACATTAAAGGTGCCGTTAATATTGACTTTTTTAACACGTCTAAATTTATGGATGCGTTACAAAAATATGATAGAGAAAAGGCTATCTATTTATACTGTCGTTCTGGTAATCGCAGCGGCAATGCCGCTAGAAAACTAGAAAGTCTAGGTTTTAAAGAAATCTATGACTTACAAGGTGGTTATATGAATTGGAGATAG
- a CDS encoding acetyl-CoA hydrolase/transferase family protein gives MELNIITPAEAVKNISSGQRLFFQGAAMTPNLLIDALCQRYKELKDVEIIQVHTEGNALYTQLPYRDSFNINSCFVGGNVRGAVNGGNGDYIPIFLSEIHLLFRKSILPIDVAFIQVSPPDVHGYCSLGTSVDITLPAVQTAKTVIAQINPNVPRTHGDGIIHIRDIDFAVEGERSLSISNTAIISDIEARIGANVANLIEDGATLQMGIGNIPNAVLNNLSNHKRLGIHTEMFSDGILPLVENAVITGEEKEVKTGKIVTCFAVGSQKLYDFVNDNPLVHFKEAAYTNDTAIIRRNPKVTAINSAIEIDLTGQVCADTIGNRQYSGVGGQMDFIRGASLSRGGKPIFAMTAATAKGISKITPYLKQGAGVTTTRAHVHYVVTEYGVADLFGKNLKQRAKALIEIAHPNFREELNREAFERFGSSFLKQG, from the coding sequence ATGGAACTTAACATTATTACTCCAGCCGAAGCTGTAAAAAATATTTCATCTGGTCAACGTCTGTTTTTTCAAGGAGCAGCCATGACGCCTAATCTTTTAATAGATGCTTTATGCCAGCGCTATAAAGAATTAAAAGATGTAGAAATCATTCAAGTACATACTGAAGGTAATGCACTATACACACAACTACCCTATCGAGACAGTTTCAATATCAATAGCTGCTTTGTAGGCGGTAATGTACGTGGAGCTGTAAATGGTGGAAATGGAGATTATATTCCGATTTTCTTAAGCGAGATCCACTTACTGTTTAGAAAAAGTATTCTACCCATAGACGTTGCTTTTATTCAAGTATCGCCACCAGATGTTCATGGTTATTGCTCTTTAGGAACATCAGTAGACATTACTTTACCTGCTGTTCAAACTGCAAAAACGGTCATCGCACAAATTAATCCTAACGTGCCACGAACCCATGGTGATGGTATTATTCATATAAGAGATATAGACTTTGCTGTTGAAGGAGAACGTAGTTTAAGTATCTCTAATACTGCTATTATTTCTGATATAGAGGCTCGTATAGGAGCAAACGTTGCTAATCTAATTGAAGATGGAGCTACCCTGCAAATGGGAATAGGAAATATCCCAAATGCTGTATTAAATAATCTAAGCAACCACAAAAGATTAGGTATTCATACTGAAATGTTTTCTGATGGGATTTTACCACTGGTAGAGAATGCTGTAATCACGGGTGAAGAAAAAGAAGTGAAAACAGGGAAAATAGTAACTTGTTTTGCAGTAGGATCTCAAAAGCTATATGATTTTGTAAATGACAATCCGCTAGTTCATTTTAAAGAGGCTGCTTATACTAATGACACTGCGATAATAAGACGTAACCCAAAAGTGACTGCCATTAACAGTGCCATTGAAATTGATCTTACAGGGCAGGTTTGTGCTGACACGATAGGTAACAGACAATATAGTGGTGTAGGCGGACAAATGGACTTTATAAGAGGCGCCTCTTTATCGCGAGGTGGCAAACCTATTTTTGCAATGACTGCGGCAACTGCTAAAGGTATTTCTAAAATAACACCATACTTAAAACAAGGTGCTGGTGTCACCACAACGAGAGCCCACGTCCATTATGTAGTTACAGAATATGGCGTTGCTGATCTCTTTGGTAAAAACCTAAAACAACGAGCAAAGGCTTTAATTGAAATTGCACACCCCAATTTTAGAGAAGAATTAAATCGTGAAGCCTTTGAACGATTCGGAAGTAGTTTTCTTAAACAAGGCTAA
- a CDS encoding Crp/Fnr family transcriptional regulator: MIQELKEYYGSQFELALIEDINRVATFMEVPAGQDLIKPGQYIKSMPLLLSGSIKIMRPDADGDELLLYHLERGNTCAMTMTCCVGNTKSEIHAVTETPVKLLMIPVAKMEEWSSKYKTWRNFVFTSYHTRMMELLESVDNIAFNNMDERLENYLNDKIKILNSKHIYTTHKEIAADLHTSRVVISRLLKKMENINKIKLHRSFIEVM, from the coding sequence ATGATTCAAGAACTTAAAGAATACTATGGTTCGCAATTTGAGCTAGCCCTTATAGAAGATATTAATAGAGTAGCTACCTTTATGGAAGTACCTGCTGGCCAAGATTTGATTAAACCAGGTCAATATATTAAATCTATGCCATTGCTACTTTCTGGTAGTATTAAAATAATGCGACCAGATGCAGACGGAGATGAATTACTACTTTACCATCTTGAACGTGGTAACACTTGTGCCATGACTATGACTTGTTGTGTAGGAAATACTAAGAGCGAAATTCATGCTGTTACAGAAACACCTGTAAAACTACTAATGATACCTGTTGCTAAAATGGAAGAATGGTCTTCTAAATATAAGACTTGGCGCAATTTTGTCTTCACCAGTTATCATACACGCATGATGGAATTACTAGAAAGTGTGGATAATATTGCTTTTAATAATATGGATGAACGTTTAGAAAACTATCTGAATGATAAAATCAAAATATTAAATAGCAAACATATCTATACAACCCATAAAGAAATAGCAGCAGATTTACACACAAGTAGAGTAGTTATTTCTAGACTACTCAAAAAAATGGAAAACATCAATAAAATTAAACTTCACCGCAGCTTTATTGAAGTCATGTAA